The nucleotide sequence TCAGAAAACAGCCCGATCTTTACGTAAAATATGACCAATTCTGATTTAATTTCCTATCTAATATTACTAACATCTCTAGCTAAATAAAATTAAACTGGACTAAGCCCAAATAAACAGTTAGTGCATCGAAGCGTTTAATATTAGAGGACTTTTTTGCTTTCTATATAAAAATGGAACCTATCTAGCATGGTCTTGTTTTGAATTGGAATTACGTAAGCATTTCCTTGTATAAGTAATCTGTTTCCGGTTTGTACAAATGAGCGACTACTACAAAAGACTTGCCAGCTCTGATTTCTACAAAAAAACACCTCAAgaacttaaacaagtaaaaataatacaTTCAAAAGTAGAGGAATATCCTCAGATGTAAGGATCTGAGCCCGACGGAACTAATGACTGTGATGGACAACTCGTTTCATCATTTGGTAGGATCACTGTTCTGACTCTTAGATCAACTGGGTCGAAGGGGAACCCTTCAGTTCTTCGATACTCTCGAACATGTACTTAGCTGACATTTCAATCATTGACGACAATATTCTCCGAAAATTTTTTCTAGGCTATTTAAAATTGATGCGAATCATCGAGAAATGGGCATTTATTGGCAATTTCTGTCAGGTTTTCTGAACACTGTCATTCCAGAACGAAATAGACTCTGTGAATTTGGCCTTCACCTGGGTCGATGATATCCCAACGCCGAATATACTTGGTTCCATGACAGACATTATGGACAGTATGTTTGAGCACAAAACTGACTCACTAAGCTGGCAACAAGTCTTTAGTCGATTCACCGTGATTATGGAAATGATAAAAACTATTGACCTGGTTTTGTTTATATGGAATTCAAGGAATCTCAACCTATGGAATACACGGAACTCATAGCCAGCGTCGAAACTATTTTGGACGATTTTCGCTCCCAACATGACATTCCTCATGACAGTATAACATCTTTTTACATTTCAGTGGTCTTTGTCGGTTTTGACCGGAGAGTAAACGGAATTCCGACCCTCCCTGACCAAACGCTTGAGTCCACTCAATATCGATGTTATGATGTAATCTATACAGCCTACGCATCACTCGAAGAAATTCAAAAGGAAACCGTAATCCAGACATGTTGGGGAATATTAGTACTTAATTGTGTTTCCATTTGTAGCAATATGTCACTCACTTAATTTTTGACTATGATGACAGCATTGCACTATTTCGGATTATTGCCGAGGTTTATTCGCGTGTTTACTCCACAGTTCAAAATACGGCGGTACACCTCCATCAAGAAGAATTCTTTGGTTTTGAAATCACCATTAATGACGATCGTCgacaatattttcaaattaagtACATCTACAAGCAGACCTGTTGTGAGCTGGAACAACTTTTACTTgcgcaaaataaacaaaatctttAAAAAGTACTTCAGAAACATTCTGAGCAATTCACACATGATTTTTATGAGAATGCGATCCCTCGTCTACGAAATACAGGATTCGATCGAAAATGTAGACTGGCATGCTTATTTTTTAGGAAATATCAGTGATTGCTCAAGGAACTGCCCTGATCTACAGTCATTTTTTGCCGGAGACTAACATCTTATTCTTCCCTCACAAGACATTTCTGATTTATATCAAAAACCTAGTCGTGTTGACGACCCTCCGAGTATTCAACAACGATAATCTGGGGGAATTCAGCGACGTGGTGGCAATTCTGTGGTATTCTACTCGACTGACAACTCAGGATTGCTGCCACTAATATTTTTCCCCAACTCGAATCGTGCTGTATATTGCTCAGACTATACATCCTCAATACCGAACGGAGTCCTCAAACTAATTCAGAGACCTCTCGATTATCCTCAATGATACAGAATGAAATCCTCTTTTTTCGAGCTCAGAAAATTAGCAGTTTTGTTTCATTCATGGTCATAAATTGTGCTAAGTCTGCAGTTGCTAATCCATTGTCTTCAATTCGAGACCTTTGATTCCGAATTGGGAATAATGAGCTGGGAAAGAAGAATCTATCATCGATTTTCTCACACAATGCCACTCCTGACCTCCTCTACAATGTACAGCGACATGAAGGTTGAAACAAGTTAATCTTAGACTAGTCCGAAATACAGAGGATTCAAAGTTTATGCAAAGATGATCAAAATGAAACATCCCTCTATTCCATGGCTTTCCAAATGCTTCAGGGCTCTCTGAATATGATGCAGGCCTGCAATATAAATGATATGACGATCGACGTTGTGCTGACTGTGTGTTTTAGATGGTTGAATACCAATTTATGCTCAAAGAACTATGTGAGAATGTCGACAATTTGAGGCAAAAGAAGGTGCAAATTGTTGAGTATTTTGTTACTCAATTTTAGGACAAGCACCTGCCATTTTATGTTTTTGACAAGTACGCGTACTTTGTCAGAATTAacactaaaaaaatttaatttttaaaaatatttctttattttaattaaaaataaacaaacacattttgTGATGACTTCTGATTCAGAGGTACCACAAGAGACAGTTTTTTCGATATTCTCTCAGGGACCATCCATACCGTGCACGTTTATCCACGAAGATGATCTAGTacagcggttctcaaccttttttagactggggaccacttttgcactataaaattttgtggggaccaccttaaataaaataaacattttttggtattagcgcacaatttttggcctcgtcagggccaggtttagacatgttcgaatatttattataaaaataacatgaacattatgaaaataacagaaaatttaatagtaatttagtgagatttctgatcttgtttgctcagaataattttacttatatcaggctctatgttcgacaaagctactcgcatatcatcttgtacccgtagtctatttctatattttgtttttagaaaagtcagacacgacatcgccatttcacagtgataagtagtggggaatgcaagtattgattccaatgcagttttactcaaaatggggaattctttcgccatctgacacctaacaataaaaagtaattattaataGGAATACCAAAAATTTAATAATGaagtacatttgaaaataatctgagCAGACTGATTACATTGAAGTTCAATCAAGCTCTGCTGAAAATTGAGTTCCTGATATTCTTTAAATGAGGTCAAGAAAGGTTGAACGATCCAGTTTGGAATTGGGTCTTCAACAGGAAAATAATCATCAAATTTTGTCTTGAGATTTTCCAGATGTTTGATTATCAGACTTAGAAGAACATTATCCGGTGGGTTGTGTCCGAGACCgcttgattaatttcaatgtttttgatttatacttaattgtacaattagttttaactttaatatatttttatttttcgagaattcctggggaccactaaaaattttctggggaccacgtttgagaaccgctgatctagtaatatgtttgttaaaaaaattattaaaaaacaattattataaatTGTTAAAATGGATTGAGGCTTTGTAGTTTACATTATGCTTGTCTCCAtcgtacttttattttaatttgggataacttttgttttaaaattattgagCAATTATtgaactttttttaaatttattaatggAACTTGTTAAAAAAATCTAGCTATTAATTACTGGCTCGCAGAATTGAAAGACAATTCTCGCGTAAAACAGCCAGCGAGATCCTatgaataaggaatataaattccctGGGATCTCTGGAGCGATAGGTGCACAGACGGCCAAGTTTCTTAACATGAGCAAGCGTCTTGGCCCCAAAAACACAGGAAGTCTCAACGGCAATTGcccaaaagcaaaatcgatcgCGCAAATCCTCTTATTTCGTCAGTTTCGTGAATTCGACCGACGAACCGGGTAGACAAGGTGTAGAATTCAAGGTTCCCTTGGCGAAAGAGTGGGCACAGATGACGTCCCAAACGAGCTGCTTCCCGGATTCCAAAGCGAAAAGTGTACAGCCGTCTGGACGTTTTGCATCTCCAAGGACAAGGCCCGTCGGTTCCAGAACTGAagggaaaccagctctttccaGAGCTTGATGAATTAGATTGTTAATTTCAGTGTGCCGAGGAAATCGGCCGGCGCTCATTCGACAAGACAGAGGATGTAGCCCAAAGGCGTCTTTATCCGCACAACTACAGGGGAAAATgagcaaatattttttaatgcattaacagaatagaaaaaagtattcacgttttattaaaatcaaattatttattaaagaccaaacacgggcaaagccagttaattatagttattcccgtgatggtctttaaaaaaataaaataaaaaataaaaaaaattaaaatcaaatctaattcctaattgaaaataatgaaaatgatccTTTTTAAGACCTAATCTTGATTGAAGAGAGCTGAAATCGGCAGACGACATCGAACTCATGAGGGAACTATCGACGAACAGAGGGAATTGGAAGCTATTAACAAATCCTGGAGAAAGTGGCACAAGCGAGATAAATTCACTAAAGTTTTTTGcggttttctaattttatttatttatttaaccgcCAAGACCACGATAAGAGTCAAACAAAagtcacgtgatcccgatgcactcGACCAGGGACCTCATCTTCGCTCGGTGATCTttccacgagcccacacaagatcgcaCCGGGCGGCAGGCCGCTTTTGACGGAGCATTTGGTGACGGACCGAGATTCAGCTTGATAAGGTCTTCCAGAGAAGCTGGACCGGGGCGTTGGCTATCATGCGACCAACGATCGGTTAATCTGAGAGCCCTTTGTTGGGCCTCCTCGATTCGCCTCCTGTTGGACCACGATAACCGCGGACCTCATGATCCGCAAACGTAGGCAATACAAGGTTCGAAGTATTCGCCAGTACCGGGTGCGAACCGTTTTTCCATATACCGGATAGAGTTCAGAGGATGTTCACTTTTTTCGCATTTGCGAAGGAGGTtatctgcatttatttattaaaggAGGTTGTCTGCATGTGGGGAGAAACAGAGgtcttattaataataaataaaatttttaattgtttttctttttttcaaaaatattttctttaaaacataattaagtattttgtaaataaataaaactttattaatctGCTTCCTTTCTGTGCGCATAATGAACTTTACTTTGCTGTAATAAATGGCTGATAATTCCCGACAAAACTTACGTTCTACCACTGGAAGCATCTTAAAAACGGTTAGcaacacaatattttatataagtaaaaaatgtatatttctatttaccTCTGATTTAACGTTTTGTTACTTTTCTAAATGTGCAATTAAGCGTTACTATTATTCCTGTTTCTATGGCAGCATGTGGGTGCCCCACTGACACCTTAGGGGGTTGTTGACCGTAGCTCTCGtcgaaaagagaccgatagtttGATCGGCAAATACAGGTTCGTTCGGACTTTGGGGAAGGGAAACTTTGCTAAAGTCAACCTGGCAAAGCACATTCCGACAGAGCACTTGGTTGTCTCTTTTTCTGACGTTAGGTGGCTATAAAAGTCATAGACAAGACACAACTTAGCAAAGTGGGGCTTGAAAAGGTGTTTATCTTTATGACCGAATTCTCAGTTGTACAGGGAAGTCCGGATGATGGAGAAAATGGAGCATCCAAGCATTGGTGAGAGTGCAGTGCTTATTCGTAGTCAAATTGTACCAAGTGATAGACAAGGAGAACACTCTCTACTTGGCTATGGAGTACCTCTCCGGGGGTTGACTCTTCTTTTCAACTGCAGGCGAGATATTCGACTATTTGGTGGCCCACGGACGCATGAAGGAACGGGATGCTCGAGCCAAATTCCGCCAGATTGTGTCCGCAGTCCAGTACTGCCACCAAAAGTTTATCGTCCATCGAGATCTGAAGGTTCTTTGCTCAAATAAACAGTAGGCCGAGAACCTTTTGCTCGACCATCTCCTCAACGTCAAAATTGCTGATTTTGGTTTCTCCAACGAGTTCTGTCCGGGGAAGAAGCTGGACACATTTTGTGGAAGTCCTCCCTACGCGGCACCAGAGCTGTTTCGAGGTTCATATCACTGGTTGGATTGTAAGGAGAGAAGTACACTGGACCAGAAGTAGATGTGTGGAGTCTGGGAGTGATTCTTTACACTCTTATAAGCGGGGCCCTCCCTTTCGACGGACATAACCTCAAGGTACCTAATTGTGCTCACAGTCAGGAAGTCCGGGAGAAGGTATTGTCTGGACGATTTCGTGTCCCGTTTTACATGTCGTCGGAGTGTGAGCATTTGATTAAGAAATTGATGTCCCAGAGTTCTGCCAAGCGTCCATCTCTGGAGGTTGTATAGGAAGTTAAATGGTAGACGGTCAtgaaggacaaatggattaacttGGGGTACGAGGACGACAATCTCACACCTTTTATCGAGCCGTCCGACCAGTCGTTGGACGAGGAGTGCATTGGTTACACTATTCTGACATTTtcagataaaattataaaaatgggCTATAAGCGTGCGGAAGTAGTGGAATCTATCAAAATGCGTGCATTCGACGACATTTCTGCGACTTATGACATATTGCGGGCTACCAAGGTAATCCTTGCTGATGATAGACAGGCATCTGCTGTGTCCGTGAACGAGCGAGTGAAGAGTATATGAGTGATGTAACTGGTAGGGTATTCTACTAGTAACGCCAGTATGAGGATTGCTCGATCCAACACGAGCGGGGCATACAGATCTGGGGAGTCTTCGAAGATATTCTCGGGTGTCAAGGAGAGGTGAGGGGATTTGTTAGATTGTAGTGCTAAACCCAAAGTGACTAACACATTGTCCAATAATATCTGTACTCAAGTCAGAgggtgatttatttatttttatttctagatCAGTCAACAAGCCATTCAACGAGGGTTCTCTCCGCTCCTCCGTCTACCGTCCGTCCAAGAACACAGATACATCTCAACACAACCCTTCGTTCTCCAAGCAGTCATTCAGAGTTGCCACGAGAGACATAAGTTCACCTCAATCGTCCAAACCTGACAAGTCCCCGGCAATGGCCACTAAAATAGTCCGCAGCTCATTTATCGACAGAATGAGACCTGGTTCTAAAAAGTGTGTTCTTGTTTATTATTTCACGAGGGTTCTCTCCAAAATTGACCAAGTGAAGCCACGGGCTTTAAAGTTCACGTGGTCGATGAAGACGGCATCTTCAAGTCCACCGGATACGATTCTCTCTAAGCTGATCATAGTTGTGTTCAGATTTTAATTGCAGGCATTGGAGGAGTGTTCGATCGAGTTTGAGCAAATTAGcaaatatttgttgttgtgtgtgagtgGCTCCGTTGACGATGCTAACAACTTTGTCCAATGGGAATCGGAGATATGTGAGTTACCGCGCGTGGGGATGCAC is from Octopus sinensis unplaced genomic scaffold, ASM634580v1 Contig13973, whole genome shotgun sequence and encodes:
- the LOC115229969 gene encoding LOW QUALITY PROTEIN: MAP/microtubule affinity-regulating kinase 3-like (The sequence of the model RefSeq protein was modified relative to this genomic sequence to represent the inferred CDS: substituted 2 bases at 2 genomic stop codons), giving the protein MKERDARAKFRQIVSAVQYCHQKFIVHRDLKKYTGPEVDVWSLGVILYTLISGALPFDGHNLKVPNCAHSQEVREKVLSGRFRVPFYMSSECEHLIKKLMSQSSAKRPSLEVVXEVKWXTVMKDKWINLGYEDDNLTPFIEPSDQSLDEECIGYTILTFSDKIIKMGYKRAEVVESIKMRAFDDISATYDILRATKVILADDRQASAVSVNERVKSI